Proteins found in one Bombus terrestris chromosome 1, iyBomTerr1.2, whole genome shotgun sequence genomic segment:
- the LOC100651235 gene encoding G-protein coupled receptor Mth2 isoform X3, which translates to MSGEIGGIMQRSVSTYSKYCSCSTLTRNFLLLWLLSLSAGVASSFNKCCPFGEVFSGMSKVDCVASPRAPQIVASDPTNKNVTYGQLPICQKPEYITTLSLDEINSADILQVTLATGKNESAESFSITERNSCLELMPYLRSKRRLVVRVCKEVEYCRDHRCIQKCCPTDADDGGSYTCSHIAKSEKNFYEEILNITGGTWDMTEYGVRVGLDCANFYEENMNGTYGVTSNGFLKLSPSIWLPPDMYCVDSLVTDNTDGLLAFICFLNDGDDAARLIISSILMGISCIFLFLTLIVYLSLPVLQNLHGKTLMCHIASLLVGYLCLTIIPWITAENDNITPCGIVGYITFFSMMSAFSWLNVMCFDIWQTFGKVHSIRSQNHNKRFLLYGLYAWGMSIFIMFICILSDQTHILPENLRPEFGLERCWFNPLLGHAEIVFFTAPVAIQLITNMVFFILTAKECNKVKAEISRVSCLDVRSKRFHSDKTKFIMNVKLFVVMGISWGAEVVSRLLKTYTGVQYQDELFYVMDVVNSLQGVLIFVLFVVKRRVHKALKKRLGYGSKKKREASSTLQDPYRVVSLRLSPNRLVYYRLLSFTIVVILVISKRFSNDEKWNVVGACETTQRNSLPSKKGTKNFAAKRL; encoded by the exons ATGTCGGGTGAAATCGGTGGAATTATGCAGCGATCAGTTTCGACATATTCAAAGTACTGTTCGTGTTCGACGCTAACgagaaattttcttctcttgTGGTTGCTGTCTCTGTCAGCCGGTGTCGCTTCTTCCTTCAACAAATGTTGCCCATTTGGAGAAGTTTTCTCAGGGATGTCGAAAGTGGATTGCGTTGCGTCTCCACGTGCTCCGCAAATCGTTGCCAGTGATCCTACTAACAAGAACGTAACTTACGGCCAACTTCCTATTTGCCAGAAGCCTGAATATATTACCACTCTGTCTCTTGATGAAATCAACTCTGCTGATATTTTACAG GTGACACTGGCGACAGGAAAAAACGAATCCGCGGAGAGTTTCTCCATCACCGAACGAAACTCCTGTCTGGAATTGATGCCGTACTTGCGATCGAAACGCCGGCTCGTAGTTCGTGTGTGCAAGGAGGTAGAATACTGTCGGGACCACCGATGTATACAAAAATGTTGTCCGACGGATGCGGACGATGGCGGCAGTTACACTTGCTCGCACATTGCCAAGTCGGAGAAAAATTTCTACGAGGAAATCTTGAATATTACCGGAGGAACTTGGGATATGACAG AATACGGTGTGCGGGTTGGACTCGATTGTGCTAACTTTTACGAAGAAAACATGAACGGTACATACGGTGTAACATCAAACGGATTCCTCAAACTCAGTCCGTCAATCTGGTTACCACCGGACATGTACTGCGTGGACAGTCTGGTTACCGACAATACCGACGGTTTATTAGCTTTTATCTGCTTCTTGAACGATGGCGACGATGCAGCCAG ATTGATAATTTCCTCTATTCTTATGGGAATCAGctgtatctttttatttttgacactGATCGTCTACCTTTCTCTACCGGTGCTTCAGAATCTGCATGGTAAAACTCTGATGTGCCATATCGCGAGCCTTTTGGTAGGTTACCTTTGCCTAACCATAATACCTTGGATAACAGCGGAAAATGACAATATTACACCGTGCGGTATAGTAG GGTACATCACGTTCTTCTCCATGATGTCGGCGTTTTCCTGGTTGAACGTCATGTGCTTCGATATATGGCAGACATTCGG GAAAGTACACAGTATCAGGAGTCAAAATCACAACAAAAGATTCCTGTTATACGGTCTATATGCGTGGGGCATGTCGATATTCATCATGTTCATCTGTATCCTGAGTGACCAGACGCATATTCTGCCAGAGAATTTGAGGCCTGAATTTGGTTTAGAACGCTGTTGGTTCAACC CGCTTTTGGGACACGCGGAAATAGTTTTCTTCACGGCACCAGTCGCCATCCAATTGATAACGAATATGGTGTTCTTTATTCTCACGGCGAAGGAATGCAACAAGGTGAAGGCTGAGATAAGCAGGGTTTCGTGTTTAGACGTTAGGAGCAAACGATTTCACAGTGACAAAACTAA GTTCATCATGAACGTGAAGCTATTTGTCGTCATGGGTATATCCTGGGGCGCTGAGGTGGTCTCTAGGTTGCTGAAAACATACACCGGAGTCCAGTATCAGGATGAATTATTCTATGTGATGGACGTGGTCAACAGTCTTCAAGGTGTTTTGATATTCGTTTTATTCGTGGTGAAGCGACGAGTTCATAAAGCATTGAAGAAACGACTGGGCTACGGTTCGAAGAAGAAACGCGAAGCCAGTTCGACGCTACAAGATCCGTACAGA GTTGTGTCGCTCCGCCTTTCTCCCAATCGTCTCGTTTATTATCGTTTACTATCGTTTACTATCGTTGTCATTTTGGTAATTAGCAAACGTTTCTCCAACGACGAGAAATGGAATGTCGTAGGGGCGTGCGAAACCACTCAAAGAAATTCGTTGCCGTCGAAAAAGGGAACGAAAAATTTTGCAGCAAAGCGTTTGTAA
- the LOC100651235 gene encoding G-protein coupled receptor Mth2 isoform X2, translating into MSGEIGGIMQRSVSTYSKYCSCSTLTRNFLLLWLLSLSAGVASSFNKCCPFGEVFSGMSKVDCVASPRAPQIVASDPTNKNVTYGQLPICQKPEYITTLSLDEINSADILQSPYCIDILYNDITRVVVPTLVHCKSNEDKDRTRPFPKAPSLSEFLNVRKCCSNNTVFSVVTGGCEFDRYYSKTNHFLPLLADYLREDEHFPNLELFLLHTGMPKCSSGAIFTHEIDSVDIINGTLQVTLATGKNESAESFSITERNSCLELMPYLRSKRRLVVRVCKEVEYCRDHRCIQKCCPTDADDGGSYTCSHIAKSEKNFYEEILNITGGTWDMTEYGVRVGLDCANFYEENMNGTYGVTSNGFLKLSPSIWLPPDMYCVDSLVTDNTDGLLAFICFLNDGDDAARLIISSILMGISCIFLFLTLIVYLSLPVLQNLHGKTLMCHIASLLVGYLCLTIIPWITAENDNITPCGIVGYITFFSMMSAFSWLNVMCFDIWQTFGKVHSIRSQNHNKRFLLYGLYAWGMSIFIMFICILSDQTHILPENLRPEFGLERCWFNPLLGHAEIVFFTAPVAIQLITNMVFFILTAKECNKVKAEISRVSCLDVRSKRFHSDKTKFIMNVKLFVVMGISWGAEVVSRLLKTYTGVQYQDELFYVMDVVNSLQGVLIFVLFVVKRRVHKALKKRLGYGSKKKREASSTLQDPYRVRNSASNSTLTSSFGVSLTP; encoded by the exons ATGTCGGGTGAAATCGGTGGAATTATGCAGCGATCAGTTTCGACATATTCAAAGTACTGTTCGTGTTCGACGCTAACgagaaattttcttctcttgTGGTTGCTGTCTCTGTCAGCCGGTGTCGCTTCTTCCTTCAACAAATGTTGCCCATTTGGAGAAGTTTTCTCAGGGATGTCGAAAGTGGATTGCGTTGCGTCTCCACGTGCTCCGCAAATCGTTGCCAGTGATCCTACTAACAAGAACGTAACTTACGGCCAACTTCCTATTTGCCAGAAGCCTGAATATATTACCACTCTGTCTCTTGATGAAATCAACTCTGCTGATATTTTACAG AGTCCGTACTGTATCGatattctgtacaacgatatcACTCGGGTCGTTGTTCCGACACTCGTGCATTGTAAATCGAACGAAGACAAGGATCGAACACGTCCATTCCCAAAAGCACCATCCTTATCGGAATTTTTAAACGTCAGAAAATGTTGCTCGAATAATACAGTTTTTAGCGTAGTAACGGGAGGCTGTGAATTCGATCGTTATTACTCGAAAACGAACCATTTCTTGCCGTTACTCGCTGATTACTTACGAGAAGACGAGCATTTTCCGAACCTGGAGTTATTTCTGCTTCATACAGGCATGCCCAAATGTTCTTCAGGCGCGATCTTCACGCACGAGATCGATTCAGTAGACATCATCAATGGAACTTTACAG GTGACACTGGCGACAGGAAAAAACGAATCCGCGGAGAGTTTCTCCATCACCGAACGAAACTCCTGTCTGGAATTGATGCCGTACTTGCGATCGAAACGCCGGCTCGTAGTTCGTGTGTGCAAGGAGGTAGAATACTGTCGGGACCACCGATGTATACAAAAATGTTGTCCGACGGATGCGGACGATGGCGGCAGTTACACTTGCTCGCACATTGCCAAGTCGGAGAAAAATTTCTACGAGGAAATCTTGAATATTACCGGAGGAACTTGGGATATGACAG AATACGGTGTGCGGGTTGGACTCGATTGTGCTAACTTTTACGAAGAAAACATGAACGGTACATACGGTGTAACATCAAACGGATTCCTCAAACTCAGTCCGTCAATCTGGTTACCACCGGACATGTACTGCGTGGACAGTCTGGTTACCGACAATACCGACGGTTTATTAGCTTTTATCTGCTTCTTGAACGATGGCGACGATGCAGCCAG ATTGATAATTTCCTCTATTCTTATGGGAATCAGctgtatctttttatttttgacactGATCGTCTACCTTTCTCTACCGGTGCTTCAGAATCTGCATGGTAAAACTCTGATGTGCCATATCGCGAGCCTTTTGGTAGGTTACCTTTGCCTAACCATAATACCTTGGATAACAGCGGAAAATGACAATATTACACCGTGCGGTATAGTAG GGTACATCACGTTCTTCTCCATGATGTCGGCGTTTTCCTGGTTGAACGTCATGTGCTTCGATATATGGCAGACATTCGG GAAAGTACACAGTATCAGGAGTCAAAATCACAACAAAAGATTCCTGTTATACGGTCTATATGCGTGGGGCATGTCGATATTCATCATGTTCATCTGTATCCTGAGTGACCAGACGCATATTCTGCCAGAGAATTTGAGGCCTGAATTTGGTTTAGAACGCTGTTGGTTCAACC CGCTTTTGGGACACGCGGAAATAGTTTTCTTCACGGCACCAGTCGCCATCCAATTGATAACGAATATGGTGTTCTTTATTCTCACGGCGAAGGAATGCAACAAGGTGAAGGCTGAGATAAGCAGGGTTTCGTGTTTAGACGTTAGGAGCAAACGATTTCACAGTGACAAAACTAA GTTCATCATGAACGTGAAGCTATTTGTCGTCATGGGTATATCCTGGGGCGCTGAGGTGGTCTCTAGGTTGCTGAAAACATACACCGGAGTCCAGTATCAGGATGAATTATTCTATGTGATGGACGTGGTCAACAGTCTTCAAGGTGTTTTGATATTCGTTTTATTCGTGGTGAAGCGACGAGTTCATAAAGCATTGAAGAAACGACTGGGCTACGGTTCGAAGAAGAAACGCGAAGCCAGTTCGACGCTACAAGATCCGTACAGAGTAAGAAATAGCGCGAGTAACAGCACGCTAACGTCCAGCTTTGGAGTTAGCTTGACACCTTGA
- the LOC100651235 gene encoding G-protein coupled receptor Mth2 isoform X1, which produces MSGEIGGIMQRSVSTYSKYCSCSTLTRNFLLLWLLSLSAGVASSFNKCCPFGEVFSGMSKVDCVASPRAPQIVASDPTNKNVTYGQLPICQKPEYITTLSLDEINSADILQSPYCIDILYNDITRVVVPTLVHCKSNEDKDRTRPFPKAPSLSEFLNVRKCCSNNTVFSVVTGGCEFDRYYSKTNHFLPLLADYLREDEHFPNLELFLLHTGMPKCSSGAIFTHEIDSVDIINGTLQVTLATGKNESAESFSITERNSCLELMPYLRSKRRLVVRVCKEVEYCRDHRCIQKCCPTDADDGGSYTCSHIAKSEKNFYEEILNITGGTWDMTEYGVRVGLDCANFYEENMNGTYGVTSNGFLKLSPSIWLPPDMYCVDSLVTDNTDGLLAFICFLNDGDDAARLIISSILMGISCIFLFLTLIVYLSLPVLQNLHGKTLMCHIASLLVGYLCLTIIPWITAENDNITPCGIVGYITFFSMMSAFSWLNVMCFDIWQTFGKVHSIRSQNHNKRFLLYGLYAWGMSIFIMFICILSDQTHILPENLRPEFGLERCWFNPLLGHAEIVFFTAPVAIQLITNMVFFILTAKECNKVKAEISRVSCLDVRSKRFHSDKTKFIMNVKLFVVMGISWGAEVVSRLLKTYTGVQYQDELFYVMDVVNSLQGVLIFVLFVVKRRVHKALKKRLGYGSKKKREASSTLQDPYRVVSLRLSPNRLVYYRLLSFTIVVILVISKRFSNDEKWNVVGACETTQRNSLPSKKGTKNFAAKRL; this is translated from the exons ATGTCGGGTGAAATCGGTGGAATTATGCAGCGATCAGTTTCGACATATTCAAAGTACTGTTCGTGTTCGACGCTAACgagaaattttcttctcttgTGGTTGCTGTCTCTGTCAGCCGGTGTCGCTTCTTCCTTCAACAAATGTTGCCCATTTGGAGAAGTTTTCTCAGGGATGTCGAAAGTGGATTGCGTTGCGTCTCCACGTGCTCCGCAAATCGTTGCCAGTGATCCTACTAACAAGAACGTAACTTACGGCCAACTTCCTATTTGCCAGAAGCCTGAATATATTACCACTCTGTCTCTTGATGAAATCAACTCTGCTGATATTTTACAG AGTCCGTACTGTATCGatattctgtacaacgatatcACTCGGGTCGTTGTTCCGACACTCGTGCATTGTAAATCGAACGAAGACAAGGATCGAACACGTCCATTCCCAAAAGCACCATCCTTATCGGAATTTTTAAACGTCAGAAAATGTTGCTCGAATAATACAGTTTTTAGCGTAGTAACGGGAGGCTGTGAATTCGATCGTTATTACTCGAAAACGAACCATTTCTTGCCGTTACTCGCTGATTACTTACGAGAAGACGAGCATTTTCCGAACCTGGAGTTATTTCTGCTTCATACAGGCATGCCCAAATGTTCTTCAGGCGCGATCTTCACGCACGAGATCGATTCAGTAGACATCATCAATGGAACTTTACAG GTGACACTGGCGACAGGAAAAAACGAATCCGCGGAGAGTTTCTCCATCACCGAACGAAACTCCTGTCTGGAATTGATGCCGTACTTGCGATCGAAACGCCGGCTCGTAGTTCGTGTGTGCAAGGAGGTAGAATACTGTCGGGACCACCGATGTATACAAAAATGTTGTCCGACGGATGCGGACGATGGCGGCAGTTACACTTGCTCGCACATTGCCAAGTCGGAGAAAAATTTCTACGAGGAAATCTTGAATATTACCGGAGGAACTTGGGATATGACAG AATACGGTGTGCGGGTTGGACTCGATTGTGCTAACTTTTACGAAGAAAACATGAACGGTACATACGGTGTAACATCAAACGGATTCCTCAAACTCAGTCCGTCAATCTGGTTACCACCGGACATGTACTGCGTGGACAGTCTGGTTACCGACAATACCGACGGTTTATTAGCTTTTATCTGCTTCTTGAACGATGGCGACGATGCAGCCAG ATTGATAATTTCCTCTATTCTTATGGGAATCAGctgtatctttttatttttgacactGATCGTCTACCTTTCTCTACCGGTGCTTCAGAATCTGCATGGTAAAACTCTGATGTGCCATATCGCGAGCCTTTTGGTAGGTTACCTTTGCCTAACCATAATACCTTGGATAACAGCGGAAAATGACAATATTACACCGTGCGGTATAGTAG GGTACATCACGTTCTTCTCCATGATGTCGGCGTTTTCCTGGTTGAACGTCATGTGCTTCGATATATGGCAGACATTCGG GAAAGTACACAGTATCAGGAGTCAAAATCACAACAAAAGATTCCTGTTATACGGTCTATATGCGTGGGGCATGTCGATATTCATCATGTTCATCTGTATCCTGAGTGACCAGACGCATATTCTGCCAGAGAATTTGAGGCCTGAATTTGGTTTAGAACGCTGTTGGTTCAACC CGCTTTTGGGACACGCGGAAATAGTTTTCTTCACGGCACCAGTCGCCATCCAATTGATAACGAATATGGTGTTCTTTATTCTCACGGCGAAGGAATGCAACAAGGTGAAGGCTGAGATAAGCAGGGTTTCGTGTTTAGACGTTAGGAGCAAACGATTTCACAGTGACAAAACTAA GTTCATCATGAACGTGAAGCTATTTGTCGTCATGGGTATATCCTGGGGCGCTGAGGTGGTCTCTAGGTTGCTGAAAACATACACCGGAGTCCAGTATCAGGATGAATTATTCTATGTGATGGACGTGGTCAACAGTCTTCAAGGTGTTTTGATATTCGTTTTATTCGTGGTGAAGCGACGAGTTCATAAAGCATTGAAGAAACGACTGGGCTACGGTTCGAAGAAGAAACGCGAAGCCAGTTCGACGCTACAAGATCCGTACAGA GTTGTGTCGCTCCGCCTTTCTCCCAATCGTCTCGTTTATTATCGTTTACTATCGTTTACTATCGTTGTCATTTTGGTAATTAGCAAACGTTTCTCCAACGACGAGAAATGGAATGTCGTAGGGGCGTGCGAAACCACTCAAAGAAATTCGTTGCCGTCGAAAAAGGGAACGAAAAATTTTGCAGCAAAGCGTTTGTAA
- the LOC100651235 gene encoding G-protein coupled receptor Mth2 isoform X4 encodes MLMYSTMVTLATGKNESAESFSITERNSCLELMPYLRSKRRLVVRVCKEVEYCRDHRCIQKCCPTDADDGGSYTCSHIAKSEKNFYEEILNITGGTWDMTEYGVRVGLDCANFYEENMNGTYGVTSNGFLKLSPSIWLPPDMYCVDSLVTDNTDGLLAFICFLNDGDDAARLIISSILMGISCIFLFLTLIVYLSLPVLQNLHGKTLMCHIASLLVGYLCLTIIPWITAENDNITPCGIVGYITFFSMMSAFSWLNVMCFDIWQTFGKVHSIRSQNHNKRFLLYGLYAWGMSIFIMFICILSDQTHILPENLRPEFGLERCWFNPLLGHAEIVFFTAPVAIQLITNMVFFILTAKECNKVKAEISRVSCLDVRSKRFHSDKTKFIMNVKLFVVMGISWGAEVVSRLLKTYTGVQYQDELFYVMDVVNSLQGVLIFVLFVVKRRVHKALKKRLGYGSKKKREASSTLQDPYRVVSLRLSPNRLVYYRLLSFTIVVILVISKRFSNDEKWNVVGACETTQRNSLPSKKGTKNFAAKRL; translated from the exons ATGCTGATGTATAGTACAATG GTGACACTGGCGACAGGAAAAAACGAATCCGCGGAGAGTTTCTCCATCACCGAACGAAACTCCTGTCTGGAATTGATGCCGTACTTGCGATCGAAACGCCGGCTCGTAGTTCGTGTGTGCAAGGAGGTAGAATACTGTCGGGACCACCGATGTATACAAAAATGTTGTCCGACGGATGCGGACGATGGCGGCAGTTACACTTGCTCGCACATTGCCAAGTCGGAGAAAAATTTCTACGAGGAAATCTTGAATATTACCGGAGGAACTTGGGATATGACAG AATACGGTGTGCGGGTTGGACTCGATTGTGCTAACTTTTACGAAGAAAACATGAACGGTACATACGGTGTAACATCAAACGGATTCCTCAAACTCAGTCCGTCAATCTGGTTACCACCGGACATGTACTGCGTGGACAGTCTGGTTACCGACAATACCGACGGTTTATTAGCTTTTATCTGCTTCTTGAACGATGGCGACGATGCAGCCAG ATTGATAATTTCCTCTATTCTTATGGGAATCAGctgtatctttttatttttgacactGATCGTCTACCTTTCTCTACCGGTGCTTCAGAATCTGCATGGTAAAACTCTGATGTGCCATATCGCGAGCCTTTTGGTAGGTTACCTTTGCCTAACCATAATACCTTGGATAACAGCGGAAAATGACAATATTACACCGTGCGGTATAGTAG GGTACATCACGTTCTTCTCCATGATGTCGGCGTTTTCCTGGTTGAACGTCATGTGCTTCGATATATGGCAGACATTCGG GAAAGTACACAGTATCAGGAGTCAAAATCACAACAAAAGATTCCTGTTATACGGTCTATATGCGTGGGGCATGTCGATATTCATCATGTTCATCTGTATCCTGAGTGACCAGACGCATATTCTGCCAGAGAATTTGAGGCCTGAATTTGGTTTAGAACGCTGTTGGTTCAACC CGCTTTTGGGACACGCGGAAATAGTTTTCTTCACGGCACCAGTCGCCATCCAATTGATAACGAATATGGTGTTCTTTATTCTCACGGCGAAGGAATGCAACAAGGTGAAGGCTGAGATAAGCAGGGTTTCGTGTTTAGACGTTAGGAGCAAACGATTTCACAGTGACAAAACTAA GTTCATCATGAACGTGAAGCTATTTGTCGTCATGGGTATATCCTGGGGCGCTGAGGTGGTCTCTAGGTTGCTGAAAACATACACCGGAGTCCAGTATCAGGATGAATTATTCTATGTGATGGACGTGGTCAACAGTCTTCAAGGTGTTTTGATATTCGTTTTATTCGTGGTGAAGCGACGAGTTCATAAAGCATTGAAGAAACGACTGGGCTACGGTTCGAAGAAGAAACGCGAAGCCAGTTCGACGCTACAAGATCCGTACAGA GTTGTGTCGCTCCGCCTTTCTCCCAATCGTCTCGTTTATTATCGTTTACTATCGTTTACTATCGTTGTCATTTTGGTAATTAGCAAACGTTTCTCCAACGACGAGAAATGGAATGTCGTAGGGGCGTGCGAAACCACTCAAAGAAATTCGTTGCCGTCGAAAAAGGGAACGAAAAATTTTGCAGCAAAGCGTTTGTAA